The following are encoded in a window of Castanea sativa cultivar Marrone di Chiusa Pesio chromosome 5, ASM4071231v1 genomic DNA:
- the LOC142635513 gene encoding uncharacterized protein LOC142635513 codes for MVDHHSSAATSSASVASAPARSEDPAWAHARAVPNAKNNTICLHCNKLIKGGGITRLKYHLAGIRGQVESCKVVSSDIRFQMKQMIEELKKSKETKKRIQSEIGNPYGDPFDVDEEEEEEDKVRVVEKSHPQTLGKRKSRGKDVDIDMGQTRGKKKIKSYFAPRTTPGAQPSIRSALATKAMIDNAKINVARWWYHSNVPFYASQSPYYQLMIDSIASIGPGFKGPSFYELRGPLLRNAVHEVNDFLLDIKNDWKVYGCSVMSDGWTNQKQQPIMNFLVYCPRGAMFLKSIDTSGLTKDAETLFNIFDSVVQEIGVEYIVQLITDNASAYKKARKKLQQKYGTLFWSPCAAHCIDLMLENIANPKWFPLVDEAIKKAKKITKFIYNHGVVLDLMRQDFTNGRELCRPAITRFATNFLSLQSMLRFKKELRQMFTSDKWLSCPHAKTAVGKEISKIVLEDYSFWSQCTHIVKVSEPLVRVLRLVDGDEKPAIGYLYEAMDKAKEEIKRRLKNKVSLYGHYIRIIDARWDKQLHSPLHAAGCFLNPAIYFRPSFKRQNEVQRGLLSTLMRLVPDPDIQDKISSQLDEYKKSIGDFGTSLAIRQRERLNPFSWWEQLALELRFTIICHSNIQRNKYALDPISLDNIDLMGDWVGQEPALLNPDDVNWDCLNEPAAIVNMEEDAELETIDVDNDDDDDNNEHDLTNLPMGVDVLIDI; via the exons ATGGTTGATCATCATAGTTCAGCTGCTACTTCTTCTGCTTCTGTGGCCTCTGCCCCTGCAAGATCAGAGGATCCCGCATGGGCTCATGCCCGTGCAGTGCCTAACGCAAAAAATAACACTATATGTTTGCATTGTAATAAGTTGATCAAAGGGGGTGGTATTACTAGACTTAAGTATCATCTTGCTGGGATTAGGGGTCAAGTTGAATCATGTAAAGTTGTTTCATCTGATATTAGGTTTCAAATGAAACAAATGattgaagaattaaaaaaatctaaagaaactaaaaagagGATTCAGTCAGAAATTGGGAACCCATATGGTGATCCATTTGATGttgatgaggaggaggaggaggaggataaggttagGGTTGTTGAAAAGAGTCACCCTCAAACATTAGGTAAACGAAAATCTAGGGGAAAGGATGTTGACATTGATATGGGTCAAAcaagaggaaagaagaaaattaagagTTATTTTGCTCCTAGAACAACCCCTGGTGCTCAACCCTCTATAAGAAGTGCTTTGGCTACAAAAGCAATGATTGATAATGCAAAAATAAATGTGGCAAGATGGTGGTATCATTCTAATGTACCCTTCTATGCATCTCAATCACCCTATTATCAACTTATGATAGATTCCATTGCTTCTATTGGGCCGGGATTTAAGGGGCCTTCTTTTTATGAGTTGAGGGGACCCCTTTTGAGAAATGCTGTGCATGAAGTTAATGACTTTTTGTTAGATATAAAAAATGATTGGAAAGTATATGGATGTTCAGTGATGTCTGATGGGTGGACAAATCAAAAACAACAaccaataatgaattttttggtGTATTGTCCAAGGGGTGCCATGTTCTTGAAATCTATTGACACTTCAGGCCTTACAAAGGATGCTGAAACGTTGTTCAATATATTTGATTCTGTTGTTCAAGAAATTGGCGTGGAATATATTGTGCAATTGATTACAGATAATGCTTCTGCCTATAAAAAAGCTAGAAAAAAATTGCAGCAGAagtatggtactttattttggTCTCCTTGTGCAGCTCATTGCATAGACTTGATGTTGGAGAATATTGCTAATCCTAAGTGGTTCCCTCTTGTTGATGAAGCAATTAAGAAGGcaaaaaagataacaaagttCATTTACAACCATGGAGTTGTTTTAGACTTGATGAGGCAAGATTTTACAAATGGAAGAGAGTTATGTCGTCCTGCAATTACAAGGTTTGCCACTAACTTCTTAAGTCTACAAAGCATGCTAAGGTTCAAAAAAGAGCTTAGACAAATGTTCACTAGTGATAAATGGCTTTCATGCCCCCATGCTAAGACCGCCGTTGGGAAGGagattagtaaaattgttttagaaGATTATTCATTTTGGTCTCAATGCACGCACATAGTGAAAGTTAGTGAGCCTTTAGTTAGAGTACTTCGTCTTGTTGATGGGGACGAGAAACCTGCTATAGGGTACTTGTATGAAGCAATGGACAAAGCAAAAgaggaaataaaaagaaggttaaagaacaaagtttctttGTATGGACATTATATTAGAATTATTGATGCTAGATGGGACAAACAACTTCATAGTCCTTTGCATGCAGCAGGTTGCTTTCTTAACCCTGCAATTTACTTTAGGCCTTCATTTAAAAGGCAAAATGAAGTTCAAAGAGGGTTGCTAAGCACTCTAATGAGGTTGGTTCCCGATCCTGACATTCAAGACAAAATAAGTTCACAACTTGATGAGTACAAAAAGTCAATTGGTGACTTTGGCACATCACTAGCAATCCGCCAACGAGAGAGACTAAATCCGT TTTCATGGTGGGAGCAATTGGCCTTGGAGCTCCGATTTACAATCATTTGCCATTC GAACATTCAAAGGAATAAGTATGCATTAGATCCTATAAGCTTGGATAACATTGACTTGATGGGAGATTGGGTGGGTCAAGAACCTGCACTTCTTAATCCAGATGACGTAAATTGGGATTGTCTTAATGAACCAGCAGCCATAGTGAATATGGAAGAGGATGCTGAACTTGAAACTATTGATGTTGAtaacgatgatgatgatgacaacaaTGAACATGACTTGACAAATCTTCCAATGGGTGTTG atgttCTTATTGAt